Proteins encoded within one genomic window of Stigmatella erecta:
- a CDS encoding choice-of-anchor A family protein, giving the protein MVRIRFGTDSTCATPVHINRADVSTSQGFTSLNASSRPGRSMGYYLMPGGANLTATITTTLGTSVEWDTITLMHTVEFHAGPDEIQDVCIPVPTGGGGSSLGEIRTPLQVFGHSVIPRFSYVWAADGPQSNQRRTYVTGTAPENDPSTWLRLPNLVTGDYALFSEGLLDFGDQQVAFRTSGGAPPQSNRTTVIEGQIIDARQSFPNGEHYPFVSHPAHFQGNILLYDRYVENHPAALSSLSSLSFHTQWPHSDYPGGTVRGPHGGTVLAATSSNAYSRTSFSGRFQSAQGKLATTYSLPVVAIYDQPEQWKVPVLALKYVSEPQTIIGGQVRDTNYDYVELLSYAHPDMAPPATYRLGELRLSQTARVTTVHPGVNYTQDHRYCFNEVRLHYTASNGAFINPVAQVTGGFNGPDFEGNEARYIGQGGFYGTPAVGLSQPSELFLARRATQGLVSFALPQGAWRVSPGATFVNEDGTFSSGNVPSVDVTVGCGQRIDPLPGLAVSISPEAACQSGNATTITGSVNSGDAPIDRIWYTLAGQLFDLCTSNCLKDFSFNVPLAYAGAAITVYASSPWIQGVASASDTVPSCPPPESACFQVHLSDYNLFLLGDYSGGHDVQGRVAAGGNISMSDFSVGAGLPASGIANTLVAGQSLSLSRGGVWGDAWYGNSLTTDPSVVFPRGGTTRGSPIDFAARGAELRKLSSQLASLPSNSTTTLESWGGIMLQGTDPQLNVFQVNASAFTGAKLLSINAPTGSLVVINISGNSATFTGFSHTFSGGIDQRGVLFNFVNASAIKAHGYGFWGTVLAPYANVSFSNGSFDGGIYALSLTGNAEGHINALIDRDICP; this is encoded by the coding sequence GTGGTGCGCATCCGCTTTGGCACCGACTCGACCTGCGCCACTCCTGTGCACATCAACCGCGCCGACGTGTCGACGAGCCAGGGTTTCACCTCCCTGAATGCCTCATCCCGGCCCGGTCGCTCCATGGGCTATTACCTGATGCCCGGGGGCGCAAATCTCACAGCCACCATCACCACGACCCTAGGTACTAGCGTGGAGTGGGACACTATCACCCTCATGCATACCGTCGAGTTTCACGCGGGCCCGGATGAGATCCAGGACGTCTGCATCCCAGTTCCCACGGGTGGCGGCGGGTCCAGTCTGGGAGAGATCAGGACTCCCTTGCAGGTCTTTGGGCACTCGGTCATCCCCAGGTTCTCGTATGTCTGGGCCGCGGACGGCCCTCAAAGCAACCAGCGCAGAACCTATGTCACGGGCACCGCGCCGGAAAACGACCCTTCGACATGGCTGCGCCTGCCCAATCTGGTGACAGGAGACTACGCGCTCTTCAGCGAGGGCCTGTTGGACTTCGGAGATCAGCAGGTGGCCTTCAGAACGAGCGGCGGCGCTCCGCCGCAGTCTAACCGGACCACGGTCATAGAGGGGCAGATCATTGACGCCAGGCAATCCTTTCCGAACGGTGAGCACTACCCGTTCGTTTCGCATCCCGCGCACTTCCAGGGAAATATCCTGTTGTACGATCGCTACGTCGAGAACCACCCGGCCGCGCTCAGCAGCCTGTCTAGCCTCTCGTTCCATACCCAGTGGCCCCACTCGGACTATCCAGGGGGAACTGTCCGCGGGCCTCATGGGGGAACGGTGCTGGCCGCCACTTCTAGCAATGCCTACTCGCGGACTTCTTTCTCGGGACGATTCCAGTCAGCTCAGGGAAAGCTCGCCACCACTTATTCCTTGCCCGTGGTCGCTATCTATGACCAGCCTGAGCAGTGGAAGGTTCCAGTGCTGGCCCTGAAGTATGTCTCCGAGCCGCAGACGATCATTGGTGGGCAGGTCAGGGACACTAATTACGACTACGTAGAGCTTTTAAGCTACGCTCACCCGGACATGGCGCCTCCCGCTACCTACCGGCTGGGGGAACTGAGGCTCTCGCAGACCGCTCGAGTCACGACGGTGCATCCTGGGGTGAACTACACACAAGACCACCGCTACTGCTTCAATGAGGTCCGTCTCCACTACACCGCCTCCAATGGCGCCTTCATAAATCCCGTTGCGCAGGTGACCGGTGGCTTCAACGGACCGGACTTCGAGGGGAATGAGGCTCGCTACATTGGCCAAGGCGGCTTCTACGGCACTCCCGCAGTGGGCCTCTCCCAACCCAGTGAGCTGTTCCTCGCCAGGCGCGCCACCCAGGGGCTCGTCTCCTTCGCACTGCCTCAGGGGGCCTGGCGTGTCTCGCCAGGAGCCACCTTCGTCAACGAGGATGGCACCTTCAGCAGCGGCAACGTCCCAAGCGTGGATGTGACGGTAGGGTGTGGGCAACGGATTGACCCGCTGCCTGGGTTGGCAGTATCCATCAGCCCCGAGGCCGCTTGCCAGTCTGGCAACGCCACGACCATCACGGGAAGTGTGAACAGCGGAGACGCCCCGATCGATCGCATCTGGTACACGCTGGCTGGGCAGCTCTTCGACCTGTGTACTTCCAACTGCCTGAAGGACTTCTCCTTCAACGTACCCCTAGCGTACGCGGGGGCTGCCATCACCGTGTATGCCAGCTCGCCGTGGATCCAAGGGGTGGCCTCGGCCAGCGACACCGTGCCTTCGTGCCCGCCTCCAGAGTCCGCGTGCTTCCAGGTCCACCTGAGCGACTACAACCTCTTCCTGCTTGGGGACTACAGCGGTGGGCACGATGTGCAGGGGCGCGTGGCAGCGGGGGGTAATATCTCCATGAGCGATTTCTCGGTGGGCGCGGGCCTGCCTGCCAGCGGCATCGCCAACACGTTGGTAGCGGGCCAGAGTCTCAGCCTCTCACGCGGGGGTGTGTGGGGAGACGCGTGGTACGGCAACAGTCTTACCACCGATCCATCCGTCGTGTTCCCTCGCGGCGGCACGACCCGGGGATCACCTATCGACTTCGCCGCCCGAGGCGCGGAGTTGCGCAAGCTGTCCTCTCAGTTGGCCAGCTTGCCGAGCAATAGCACGACGACGCTTGAGTCCTGGGGAGGGATCATGCTGCAGGGTACGGATCCTCAGTTGAACGTCTTTCAGGTGAACGCCAGCGCCTTCACGGGTGCCAAGCTTCTGTCCATCAACGCGCCCACTGGCTCCCTGGTGGTAATCAACATCTCTGGCAACTCAGCAACCTTTACTGGCTTCAGTCACACGTTCAGCGGGGGCATCGACCAGCGTGGGGTTCTGTTCAACTTCGTGAATGCCTCGGCCATCAAGGCCCATGGCTACGGGTTCTGGGGCACGGTGCTGGCACCCTACGCCAACGTTAGCTTCAGCAATGGCAGCTTCGACGGCGGCATCTACGCATTGTCCCTGACTGGAAACGCGGAGGGCCACATCAACGCGCTGATTGATCGAGACATCTGCCCATAG